A part of Candidatus Aminicenantes bacterium genomic DNA contains:
- a CDS encoding PilC/PilY family type IV pilus protein → ETMIVNSNVIDASGKWGTLTVTRGTQATTGTDATAHPAGAAIMIYNNAGLGIDEYTPLTSLFSSLQHVTEATGDVDQTWTEAKAWTVDGTNYSRAACWRYKRVFTRIQVAREALCDVITAKNKLLKAADLVAAASDFATNLTYNSFTARTDFLAMAAPFYIKVVDANGTSNPEIMLVTAHDPATSNLTVTRHQQGTSACAHTVDSIISTYSGTRDLVRFGIFKFSADDNLATEALVVGLNDFGQKNTDGTYKAAAYINTAILDKVDLLRGNGSTPLARALTYVWNYLKPNTGANYINTSDWKAVDKDTFGTAEKFQTLPGATHLSPIGSPMEYWCQENYAVMITDGEATADSGNMGYGVFSQGSQKTPLCGNISSDFTKFDYNLSTNPTPWGDTVNDGSEYLPDVAYFLSHQDMFPTTRIITGHWNTTKPTGYPNGNNYYDSGTPEADPDGKLYSETDTDVYKRWPGNQNIKTYTIGLCVSNTVLPKAAKNGGGASFTASNYRDLSDAFINIITSVELSQQPMTYTTYAAPKQSITGGNYGYVAHFIPRLRSMWEGHLRRYRLGDDGSFPDNIDNPAAYVVVGGANVISFQWDAGEILNTRTTARVVYTSKPSSGSWPRLDFMGSSITAADLYVTSGQVAQVKNFTQNFNKADGIDANSEYNGLYRLGETFHCNPQLVGYPLIWKANFDLSYKSFYDRYSAGGASTRAEVVYAGANDGKMHCFQASNGNELWSYVPFAHLKKLKDKLVYNPLIHTYYIDGKSLVKDIKVAKSDGTFYNDYRDWKTGLFFGMGIGGRSYCALDVTTPADLKILWETDEDAETTADGRMGFTEAKPVVVDMNGGGTLGTFPAVILPGGYNACEEKATEMSVLPWQRREGKALYILNANTGALVKKFIYGATASTSATIDVVPGFLTAMTAAPAVLDKNNDGIADVIYLAESGDYRTANAYGGAIWKINCYGDPANWVAQKIYQAEDGQTIFVSPSLAYDNDYRVWLMFGTGRRSQPVDGLGTGSGFTNLTGQFVAFIDDNSGTTVTNADLHEAATSGDATYTIDNSGTVKKGFWFDFHFAHEIMYEPQPLYINSQVYFMTFTPQEGTGSPGGEVCGGSSTVNGKHYIYQFKLTSAGNTFIIGDFLIQSGKILGLGPMGDKFIIYVGAGDAGNFKPNAGVGGTITFTFENKNSTMFGKEDKK, encoded by the coding sequence CCGAGACCATGATCGTCAACTCCAATGTCATCGATGCCAGCGGCAAATGGGGCACCCTGACCGTCACCCGCGGCACGCAGGCCACCACCGGCACCGACGCCACGGCCCACCCCGCCGGCGCGGCCATTATGATCTACAATAATGCCGGCCTGGGCATCGACGAGTACACGCCGCTGACCAGTCTCTTCTCCAGCCTGCAGCATGTCACCGAAGCAACCGGCGATGTCGATCAAACCTGGACCGAAGCCAAAGCTTGGACCGTTGACGGCACCAATTACAGCCGGGCGGCCTGCTGGCGTTATAAGCGCGTCTTCACCCGCATCCAGGTGGCCCGCGAAGCCCTATGCGACGTGATCACGGCCAAGAACAAACTGCTCAAAGCGGCCGACCTGGTCGCCGCGGCCAGTGATTTTGCCACTAACCTGACCTATAATAGTTTTACCGCCCGCACCGACTTCCTGGCCATGGCCGCCCCCTTCTATATCAAAGTCGTCGACGCCAATGGGACAAGCAATCCGGAAATCATGCTGGTTACCGCCCACGACCCGGCTACTTCTAATCTGACCGTGACTCGCCACCAGCAGGGCACCAGCGCCTGCGCCCATACTGTTGACTCGATTATTTCGACCTATTCCGGGACCCGCGACCTGGTCCGTTTCGGAATCTTCAAATTCAGTGCTGATGATAATCTCGCCACAGAGGCTTTAGTAGTCGGTCTCAACGACTTCGGCCAGAAAAACACCGACGGCACTTATAAAGCCGCAGCTTACATCAACACTGCCATCCTTGACAAAGTGGATCTCCTTCGCGGCAATGGCAGTACTCCTCTGGCCAGAGCACTAACCTATGTTTGGAACTATCTGAAGCCCAATACCGGTGCTAATTATATCAACACTAGCGACTGGAAAGCCGTTGACAAAGACACTTTTGGTACTGCCGAAAAATTCCAAACCCTCCCCGGCGCCACCCATCTCAGTCCCATAGGTTCGCCCATGGAGTACTGGTGCCAGGAAAACTACGCCGTGATGATCACCGATGGTGAAGCCACGGCAGACAGCGGCAATATGGGCTATGGTGTGTTCAGTCAGGGCAGTCAAAAAACACCCCTTTGCGGCAACATCAGCAGTGATTTTACCAAATTCGATTATAATCTCAGCACAAACCCCACCCCCTGGGGCGATACCGTGAATGATGGCAGCGAATATCTCCCCGATGTGGCTTATTTTTTATCCCACCAGGACATGTTCCCCACCACCAGGATCATAACCGGCCATTGGAATACAACCAAACCTACAGGCTATCCCAATGGCAATAACTACTATGACTCAGGCACTCCCGAAGCCGACCCCGACGGGAAACTGTACAGCGAGACCGACACCGATGTGTACAAGCGCTGGCCGGGCAATCAAAACATCAAGACCTACACCATAGGTCTATGCGTCAGCAACACCGTCTTGCCGAAAGCCGCCAAAAACGGCGGCGGGGCAAGTTTTACAGCCTCGAATTACCGGGATCTGAGCGACGCCTTCATCAATATTATCACCAGCGTCGAATTATCCCAACAACCTATGACCTACACCACCTACGCCGCGCCCAAGCAGTCGATCACCGGAGGCAATTACGGCTATGTCGCCCACTTCATACCCCGATTAAGGTCCATGTGGGAGGGCCATTTGCGCCGCTACCGCCTCGGCGACGACGGTTCCTTTCCCGATAACATCGACAACCCGGCCGCCTATGTCGTTGTCGGCGGCGCCAATGTCATATCCTTCCAATGGGATGCCGGGGAAATACTGAACACTCGGACCACGGCGCGCGTGGTCTACACCAGCAAGCCCAGCTCTGGCAGCTGGCCGCGCCTTGATTTCATGGGCAGCAGCATCACCGCTGCCGACCTGTATGTCACCAGCGGCCAGGTCGCCCAGGTCAAGAATTTCACCCAGAACTTCAACAAAGCCGATGGCATAGATGCCAATAGCGAATACAACGGCCTCTACAGGCTTGGCGAGACTTTCCATTGCAACCCGCAGCTGGTCGGCTATCCGCTGATCTGGAAAGCCAATTTTGATCTCAGCTACAAAAGCTTCTACGACCGCTATTCCGCTGGAGGTGCTTCTACACGCGCCGAAGTCGTCTATGCCGGGGCCAACGACGGCAAGATGCATTGTTTCCAGGCCAGCAACGGCAATGAACTGTGGAGTTATGTCCCCTTCGCGCACTTGAAGAAACTTAAAGATAAGCTAGTTTACAATCCTTTAATACACACCTATTATATCGACGGCAAATCACTTGTCAAGGATATCAAGGTAGCCAAGTCCGACGGAACTTTTTACAACGATTACCGTGACTGGAAAACCGGGCTCTTTTTCGGCATGGGCATCGGCGGCCGTTCCTATTGCGCCCTGGATGTCACCACTCCCGCGGATCTGAAGATCTTATGGGAGACGGATGAGGATGCCGAAACCACCGCCGACGGCCGCATGGGTTTTACCGAGGCCAAGCCGGTGGTGGTGGACATGAACGGCGGCGGCACCCTGGGCACTTTCCCGGCCGTCATCCTGCCCGGGGGCTATAACGCGTGTGAAGAAAAAGCCACCGAAATGAGTGTCCTGCCCTGGCAAAGGCGCGAGGGCAAGGCTCTCTATATCCTGAACGCCAATACCGGAGCCCTGGTCAAGAAATTTATCTACGGGGCTACGGCCAGCACTTCGGCCACCATCGATGTCGTCCCCGGCTTCCTTACCGCCATGACCGCCGCCCCGGCTGTTCTCGATAAAAACAACGACGGCATTGCCGACGTCATCTACCTGGCCGAAAGCGGCGACTACCGAACCGCGAACGCCTATGGCGGCGCTATCTGGAAAATCAACTGCTATGGCGACCCCGCCAACTGGGTGGCGCAAAAAATATATCAGGCCGAAGACGGGCAGACCATTTTTGTCTCGCCTTCCTTGGCGTATGACAACGACTACCGCGTCTGGCTGATGTTCGGCACCGGACGCCGCTCCCAGCCCGTCGATGGTTTAGGCACAGGTTCAGGTTTCACCAACCTGACCGGGCAATTCGTGGCTTTCATTGACGATAACAGCGGCACCACCGTCACCAACGCCGACCTTCATGAAGCCGCCACATCGGGAGATGCTACCTATACGATTGACAACAGCGGCACGGTCAAGAAAGGCTTCTGGTTCGACTTCCATTTCGCGCATGAAATCATGTACGAACCCCAGCCGCTGTACATCAACAGCCAAGTCTATTTCATGACGTTTACCCCCCAGGAAGGAACTGGTTCACCCGGCGGTGAAGTCTGCGGCGGTAGTTCTACCGTCAACGGTAAGCATTACATCTACCAGTTCAAGCTGACCTCGGCCGGCAACACCTTCATCATCGGCGATTTCTTGATTCAATCCGGCAAGATCCTCGGTCTCGGGCCCATGGGTGACAAGTTTATCATCTATGTTGGCGCCGGCGACGCCGGTAATTTCAAACCCAATGCCGGTGTAGGCGGAACAATAACTTTTACTTTCGAAAACAAGAACAGTACCATGTTCGGGAAAGAAGACAAAAAATAA